A region from the Vicia villosa cultivar HV-30 ecotype Madison, WI linkage group LG3, Vvil1.0, whole genome shotgun sequence genome encodes:
- the LOC131656244 gene encoding trans-cinnamate:CoA ligase, peroxisomal-like codes for MDNLPKCPANYTTLTPLTFLMRASASYANRLSVIHDAARFTWSQTYDRCRRLASSLRSLNIAKNNVVSVLAPNIPAMYEMHFAVPMAGAVLNTINIRLDAKNIATILRHAESKVFFVDYEFVSKAKDALRILMEEKDQQNYSSLPLVIVIDDINTPTGVRLGELEYEQMVRHGNPNYIPEEIQDEWSPIALNYTSGTTSEPKGVVYSHRGAYLSTLSLILGWEMGSEPVYLWTLPMFHCNGWTFTWGIAARGGTNVCIRNTAAFDIYRAINLYNVTHMCCAPIIFNTILGAKASEKRPIKAPVNILTGGAPPPASLLEKIEPLGFHVTHAYGLTEATGPALVCEWQKKWNELPKTEQSMLKARQGVSVLTLADVDVKNLETMESVARDGKTMGEIVLKGSGIMMGYFKDGEATAKAFGDGWFRTGDVGVIHKDGYLEIKDRSKDVIISGGENISSVEVENVLYSHPKVLEAAVVAMPHPKWGESPCAFVSLMKKDEDEKSDYSRITEDEIIAYCRKNLPHFMVPKMVVFMEELPKTSTGKIQKFELRVKAKCFVMNDDDEKNKNKSKNKNKKTNNNQVNQNNDQIMAHSRL; via the exons ATGGATAACCTGCCAAAATGTCCAGCAAACTATACTACACTCACTCCTTTAACTTTCTTGATGAGAGCTTCTGCATCTTATGCAAACCGTCTCTCTGTCATCCATGATGCTGCCCGTTTCACTTGGTCTCAAACTTATGACCGCTGTCGCCGCCTCGCCTCCTCCCTCCGCTCTCTCAATATCGCTAAAAACAATGTT gtatcggTGTTGGCACCTAACATTCCAGCAATGTATGAGATGCATTTTGCAGTACCTATGGCAGGAGCTGTGCTAAACACAATCAACATCCGTCTCGACGCAAAGAACATAGCGACGATCCTTCGCCACGCcgaatccaaagttttctttgtGGACTACGAATTCGTATCCAAAGCAAAAGATGCTTTGAGAATACTcatggaagaaaaagatcaaCAAAACTACTCATCACTTCCGCTAGTCATAGTCATAGACGACATAAACACTCCGACCGGAGTCAGGCTAGGCGAACTCGAGTATGAACAGATGGTTCGTCACGGTAATCCGAATTACATTCCGGAAGAGATTCAAGACGAATGGTCACCAATTGCATTGAATTACACATCAGGTACAACTTCAGAACCTAAAGGTGTTGTTTATAGTCACAGAGGTGCTTATCTTAGCACTTTGAGTTTGATCCTTGGATGGGAAATGGGTAGTGAACCTGTTTATCTCTGGACATTACCGATGTTTCACTGTAATGGTTGGACATTCACTTGGGGAATTGCTGCAAGAGGAGGTACTAATGTTTGTATCAGAAACACGGCAGCGTTTGATATATATAGAGCTATAAATCTCTATAATGTGACACATATGTGCTGCGCGCCGATTATTTTCAACACTATTCTAGGAGCGAAAGCGAGCGAGAAGAGGCCGATAAAAGCTCCGGTTAATATACTAACCGGAGGAGCCCCTCCGCCCGCGTCACTGCTTGAGAAAATCGAGCCGCTCGGTTTTCATGTGACACATGCCTATGGACTAACGGAGGCAACCGGGCCAGCACTTGTATGCGAGTGGCAGAAGAAATGGAACGAGTTACCGAAAACGGAGCAGTCGATGCTGAAAGCGAGGCAGGGTGTGAGTGTTCTAACTCTGGCTGATGTTGATGTGAAGAATCTTGAAACAATGGAGAGCGTGGCGAGAGATGGGAAAACAATGGGGGAGATTGTTTTGAAAGGAAGTGGAATCATGATGGGGTATTTCAAAGACGGAGAGGCGACGGCGAAGGCGTTCGGAGACGGTTGGTTTAGAACCGGTGATGTTGGTGTTATACATAAAGACGGTTATTTGGAAATCAAAGATCGATCGAAAGATGTTATTATATCCGGAGGCGAAAACATCAGCAGTGTGGAGGTTGAGAATGTTCTTTACAGTCATCCAAAGGTTTTAGAAGCTGCTGTTGTTGCAATGCCACATCCAAAATGGGGTGAAAGTCCTTGTGCTTTTGTGTCACTGATGaaaaaagatgaagatgaaaaaagTGATTATTCTAGAATTACTGAGGATGAGATAATTGCTTATTGCAGGAAGAATTTACCGCACTTTATGGTACCTAAGATGGTTGTTTTTATGGAGGAATTACCAAAGACTTCGACAGGTAAAATTCAGAAATTTGAACTAAGAGTCAAAGCTAAATGTtttgtgatgaatgatgatgatgagaagaataagaataagagcAAAAACAAGAACAAGAAGACTAATAATAATCAAGTCAATCAAAACAATGACCAGATTATGGCACATTCTCGTCTTTGA